The following coding sequences are from one Oncorhynchus clarkii lewisi isolate Uvic-CL-2024 chromosome 20, UVic_Ocla_1.0, whole genome shotgun sequence window:
- the LOC139377462 gene encoding gamma-crystallin M2-like, with protein sequence MSNTRMNIGKIVFYEDKNFQGRSYECSSDCTDMSSNLSRCHSCRVENGCFMVYDRNNYMGNQYFMRRGDYPDYMRNFGMSDCIKSCHMIPMHRGNYKMRIYERENFGGQMHEMMDDCDSIMGRYRMSDCQSCNVMDGHWLMYEQNHFRGRMMYMRPGECKNFSSGIGMGGMRGMRFMSMRRIMDSWY encoded by the exons ATGTCCAACACCAGAATGAACATAGGCAAG ATCGTCTTCTACGAGGACAAGAACTTCCAGGGTCGTTCCTATGAGTGCAGCAGCGACTGCACTGACATGAGCTCCAACCTGAGCAGGTGCCACTCCTGCAGGGTTGAGAATGGCTGCTTCATGGTCTACGACCGCAACAACTACATGGGAAACCAGTACTTCATGAGGAGGGGCGACTACCCTGACTACATGCGCAACTTTGGAATGAGTGATTGCATCAAGTCCTGTCACATGATCCCCATG CACAGAGGAAACTACAAGATGAGAATCTACGAGAGAGAGAACTTCGGAGGTCAGATGCACGAGATGATGGACGACTGTGACTCCATCATGGGTCGTTACCGCATGTCCGACTGCCAGTCCTGCAACGTGATGGACGGCCACTGGCTGATGTACGAGCAGAACCACTTCAGAGGCAGGATGATGTACATGAGGCCTGGAGAGTGCAAGAACTTCAGCAGCGGCATAGGAATGGGAGGCATGAGAGGTATGAGGTTCATGAGCATGAGGCGTATCATGGACTCCTGGTACTAA